Within the Oncorhynchus clarkii lewisi isolate Uvic-CL-2024 chromosome 2, UVic_Ocla_1.0, whole genome shotgun sequence genome, the region tgtgtgtgtgtggtcaagtGTGTATATgacagtagtggtggtgggttgCATATTGAAGGGATGCATCAATAGCTATGTTAACGAAGAGCAATAAATGACCTTGAGGAAGACTCCGATAACAGCCAGTCCATTCTCCTCCATCACAGCTTCCTCAAACCGCCTGTACTTATTAGAGTTCCAGTGGACCATGTGGAGCTAGGAACAGAAAAGACAGAGGATATGTAAATCAAAGTGTGCTTATCCCCACACCCAGAGTCAGGTTGTAGACTTTTTTTGACATATGTCATGATATACTGATTGCATTCAAATGCAATGTGTCACAAATGATATCTGTTGCTGAATAACGATGAACCTAATTCATGTTTAATATCATTCTCAAGATAAACAACAGCCAAAAAGCAGAAGTAAAACAAATTTGGGATCATATTCTGAACTTCAAAATACACCCCAAAATACCCATCCTTAACTGACAGGAATCAGTATCTATTAAACCAAACTGAGCATTGTCTGACCCCGAGGTCACATGTATCTCCTCTTTGTTTCACTCTTTCAGTTCCCAACAATGGCCCACAGTCACACTGGGATCAGGGGAGGTTTACATAAAGAAAAAAGGAGTTACAAACCAATAAATACTCAGACTGTGGTGTGCTCCTATTAGGCACACAGGGAGTTGTGTTGTAATCGTAACTTCAGCCTCTCTACACCTGGGGAATGTTGAGAACCCTGACATGGTCAGATTCTCACAGCCATTAACGACAGCTTGGCATGGCACCCTCCCCCAGACagatagtagtacagtagtacttCCTCTATTGTGTAAGTGTGCTTTAGGTGAGTGGAATAATATGAAAATAGATAACAAAAGGTGGGTCATGAGGATTGACCAGAATGCAGTTCACGCAGAGAATTCTGCTTCTATATGTAGAGGTTTCCAACAGCACAATACCCCACTGTCACAAAAATTCCATGCCAATATAGTCATGGATTGGCTGGGACAGCACTATGCCCTGATGTCTAAAAGCAGTCCTTCCACCATTCCATAGTCTCCTGAAGACTACAGCTCTACTAGACTTGACATGTTAGGAGGTTTTTCAAATTGCTTAGAGGCATTCAACAAAATTGACATTTAAAATACAACACACTAACTCTCAAGGAAGAGGATGTGCGGTAGCTACCTCAGCAGGGAAGAGGCGGCGGTCCACGGTATGCTCGGAACCCCACGCGTTGCTCTCCCCCCAATGGAAGTGGAACTGACACAGCCGGAAGTTATCTTCCAGAGGACCCCCTTTAAGTACTgagtgagggatggagaagaATAAATAGATCATTCGGTGTTATATTAGAGAgccaagcatgggaaacagtagcTAGTACATAAATAACAGCTGAGTGGGGGTTAAAAAACATGATTGTATAAACATACATGCTAAAACATAAACAAGTATCCTCTGTCtcttcacacacacaggcagattattagtatttatttttttacacaataAGCCTATTGTATAATTGGAATGAAAATATGTATAAAGTATATTATTAAAGCAGTGaaacaaaatatacattttgaaataacattcaattgaaaatgagaaATGTCTAAACAATACATTTCAAGACAGAGTGATGTTGAGAAATAAGACTAGGGCAGGGATACTTAAAAAGCTAATCAGTCACATTCCACGTGGTGGGCATTCTGGTTTTAATGAGGCATATTGCAGAGCAGAGAGTCCTTACTGGATTTGTCGGTGGTGTCGTCGTACTCAACCAGGAATGAGTACCCGTTGTTCCATATCTGTGAGCACGTCCCGGGGTCGTAATCCGGGGTCAGCGGCTTAAGGTGCGGATCAAAAACGCTCTTACGCACCCGAATATCGATAGGAGATTGTCTGTTACCCCCTGGAGCAACGAGTGGTCCCTGCCACATTGGATGCACTAGAGTCAAAGGATGAGAGAGGATTTCAATCTAGGCTGACAGTAACATTTGTGATGAATAAAGCCCAACCAGGAAATACAGGGCACATGTGTAAATCACATTTGGTCCTATTGCTTAGCccactaaaacaaagacaaatgcTGACACTTACTTTTCATTGTGTACTCTCCAGCTTCCTGCATTATTATTTAGCTATTATAGTCAAAATGCCAAACATAAAATACGATTAAAATGTCTTACAGTATACCAGCAATTCAACAGACTTCGAGTTAGACCAGTAAGCCTCCTCCCTACATCCCATTTAAAGAAATGAGTAAAGCAGAGGAGGAATGAGACACTTGGGTTATTCCTCATGAAACTaggccaaaaaaaaaaaaacatgatttggCAGATTTTCACAACATTTAATATACAGAACAGTCCTTTGGAGGAAGGTTTGTTGACATATATTTAACATTTGTAATAAAGCACAATTGAGAAATAATtaatgaaaatgtgcatatttataacatttttgtccttacccaggcctcctttaagactccataatttatctgtaggtgctacaaagcAAACACTGGTATCATATGATTGTTTTCCCCACTTGCTCAGTAAGAGTAATAGCAGTAGTATTTTGATTTCAATAAAAGTCCTACATTAAATGTATACATATTGAAAAATCGAAACATGAATATAGAAAATACACCAGTTAAGACTTGGCACATTTTTTcaatatagggggggggggggtcctggttTCGTGAGGAATCACCCACTTCCTTCCTCTTACTCGTACTCAAAGGAAATTGCAGAATAAGTCAAATGTGGGTAGGTTACAGAAACTGACTCA harbors:
- the LOC139370633 gene encoding carbonic anhydrase 5A, mitochondrial isoform X3 — its product is MWQGPLVAPGGNRQSPIDIRVRKSVFDPHLKPLTPDYDPGTCSQIWNNGYSFLVEYDDTTDKSILKGGPLEDNFRLCQFHFHWGESNAWGSEHTVDRRLFPAELHMVHWNSNKYRRFEEAVMEENGLAVIGVFLKIGKRHEGLQKLVDALPAVRHKDSVVEFTRFDPACLLPANIDDYWTYAGSLTTPPLTEAVTWIIMKQHMEVSHDQLAVFRSLLFTSAEEEVQKSMVNNFRVQQPLRGRTVRSSFTPFLQQEPPAKGPHTGH
- the LOC139370633 gene encoding carbonic anhydrase 5A, mitochondrial isoform X2 — protein: MQEAGEYTMKMHPMWQGPLVAPGGNRQSPIDIRVRKSVFDPHLKPLTPDYDPGTCSQIWNNGYSFLVEYDDTTDKSILKGGPLEDNFRLCQFHFHWGESNAWGSEHTVDRRLFPAELHMVHWNSNKYRRFEEAVMEENGLAVIGVFLKIGKRHEGLQKLVDALPAVRHKDSVVEFTRFDPACLLPANIDDYWTYAGSLTTPPLTEAVTWIIMKQHMEVSHDQLAVFRSLLFTSAEEEVQKSMVNNFRVQQPLRGRTVRSSFTPFLQQEPPAKGPHTGH